tgccaattttttttccttttttttgtgccccttcTTGCGCGCAGTGTTACCCCTCTATAGAGCGAAGGGGGTGTAAAACATTTTAGCTAgctacttaaaaaaaaaaaaaaagcttttttttccacttgaaaatttgcaaattttttaaatttccaaagcgaattgtaaaatttgatTGTGTTACAAAGTATATGAAAcaaagtgggggaaaaaggtTCACCATTTTAGGCGTACGTTTtgtccttccattttttgttattcgTTTCTGCTatttgcgcaaaaaggagtgaTGAGTGGGTCGCGGctgctttcccctttggagcTGTTTTCCCCCCGTGCGGAAATGCCTTCAGCTGTAAAGTGGGCAAAAGTAGCCTTAACAGGTCAggcaatttggaaaaaaaaaaaaaaaaaaaaaaagcgtaaaCATAAACATGTACATGCGCTAACCAAAACAGCTGTGACGACTTTTATCAAACGTTtgcggaaaagaaaaggaagctgTCCCCTTTCGCACGATGGGTGGGAACAGCGACCACGGCAATTTCGCGTTCACctttgaaaaaggaaggcgAACTTTTCCACCCCGTATAATCAGCCCGTTGAAGGAATAGCCAAATTGATGGCAGTTGTTTCCCGTCCGTGTGCTCACATCGGCATGAAGAAAAGAGCAACGGCATTccattttctcctccttttcgctgCGCGGgatttgccaaaaaaaggtgcCCACGGGGGAAATAAGCGGTGCGTAGTTCTTCCGACAAACTGTTGCACACAATCTGGTCTGCTTCCAAAGcggtttttaaaatttccccTGTTTGGTTAATCAGTTATACGGAAGTGCGTAGTGCATCCAGGAAAGCGCCTACTTCCTACTTCttccctcctccccctccagtGGCCGCGCGCAACGGTTCCGCGTAACTTCGCAGTGATGAGCACTCACATGTGCAGATCTCTACATAACTGTTTTGCGGCATCCATGCCAATGCAACCCGTGAAAGAGACAGCGCTCTACATTTGAACCAAACTGGGTGGGAGAAATGGGAACAATGTGCAGGCAGAGGTTTATCCCCCCCGCCACTAAAAAGCGGTAACACCAGCGTGATTCCCCTATAACACTGCTCAACGATGACAACGTAGAGGAAACACCCGAACGGGGACGTCAACTCCCCTTCATCGGGGCATATTACATATGTACCTCGGAGGGGGAATAGGATATCGCCTCCCCCAACTCACCTGcgtccattttgaaaaaaatttccaaaaattaaaaagggtcaaaatttttacttgTAAAAAGTTggacaaaatgaattaagacatgaaaaacaaaacttggcacatgtaaataaatgaataaatagtGTAGACTTAAAAAGGGCtatgaaaaatgaaggagagaaaatatACGCAGGGAGGGCACATATAAACATACGTAGAGCTGCACGAAggaattaattataaaaagcattgggtgaaaaaaaaaaaaaaaaaaaaaaaaagtgcaatgCGCATGCACATATAGGGGTAGGTACAGACCAACCATTCGGTACGAACCATACGCTacacaaacacacacacacgcaccACACACGTAAACAATGGAattaatttgaaaagaatTTACGGCTATGCAGGCTGGAGGGATATGGTACAAGGGGACGCCTCCCACGTCTTATCAAATGGAAAGGAAACTGGGCAAGATggtaaaatggtaaaatggTATAGTggtaaaatggcaaaattggtaaaatgggcaaaattggcaaattggCGAAACtggcaaattggcaaaattgGGCCTCGCGGGCCGCATACGCAATGCACATCAAGTTTGGCGCCAAACATCGGGGAATGAAAATGCTGCTGGGGTGGGGGGGTTACTGGGAGGAAGTAAATTCACAAAACGGGGTGGCGGCATGGCTTCCTCTTCCGCATGGGCTTCGGTCTCGGTCCGGGCTCCACGTCATTTCTACAATTTAGCGGCGAACACTTCTACATGCTAGCGGCGTCCATTTTTACACGTTAACCGcgtccacttctcccccttcagcGCGCCTTCCTCGCCCCAGGCGACCGCCCCCCCCCATGGTAATCGCACGCCGCAGGAGGGCGCAACGGGTTGGTTCGCAGCGCCGTCTGGCTGAAGGAGAAGTGACGGGAGAAAGGGGGGGTAGGCAGAGTAATCCGCAAAATGGCGAGCAAATGGTTCGCTATTGTCACTATAAACGCTTCCTTAATGCTCCGCTACTGTTTCGCTACTGTTTCGCTAATGCTCCGCTACTGTTCCGCTGATGCTCCGTTACTGTTCCGCTGATGCTCCGCTAATGCTCCGCTAATGCTCCGCTAATGCTCCGCTGATGCTCCGCTAATGCTCCGCTAACGCTCCGCTAACGCTCCGCTGATGCTCCTCACACCGTGGACAGGTTGATGACCAAATTGTTGGCGGCCTTGTTGAAGTCCACGTGGACGTCCATGTCGTCGACCAACTCCTTCTTCAAATACATGATGGCGAATTTGGTCATGATGACACTTTCGATGAAGATGAGAGTTGGCCTGGCCCCCAGCTCGGGGTCGTAGGACTGGTCGATGATGTAGTCCACTGCCTTTTCCGAAACGGACACGTGGATGTTCTTTTCCTCTAAACGTTTCTCTAGCTTTTTAAACCTCAACTTGACGATTTCACGTAGGTTCTTCTTGCTGAGCGGTTCGAAAACACCAATTTTATCTATTCTGTTAACAAACTCTGgcttaaaaacttttttacatttcttaATGAGCTGTATTCTTAAATCGTCAAACACTCTTTTGTATTCTGGGGTATCCGAGTTATTCGCatcgaaaaataatttctttttaaaaagctctGCACCAAGATTGGATGTCATAATAATGATGGTGTTTGAGAAATCGATGTTTCTTCTGTGATTGTCGTTGATATAACCATCTCCTAAAATTTGGAGCAACACTTTGAAGACATCTGGGTGGGCCTTCTCTAACTCGTCGAAAAGAACAACGGAGTGGGGTCTCTCTCTCACTGCTTCGGTTAACTGACCAGAATCGCTAAATCCTACGTATCCTGGAGGGCTACCCGTTATCTTAGACACTGAATGCGCTTCGGTAAATTCGGACATATTCACCCTAATGAGGTTATCCTTCGAGCTGAAAAGTTCAATTGCCAAcgttttggctagctccgTTTTACCTACACCAGTGGGTCCCAAGAATAAGAACGTTCCAATGGGCTTCTCTGGATCTTTCATACCAGTTGCCGCTTTCACAACTGCATCACTAAGAGATTTGATGATGTCCTCATTTCCGATGATCGATTTGGAGAGACTGTTATACAGTTTGAGTGCCCCTTTGGATGATTCGAAAGAAAGAGAACCGAGTGGCATACCGGAGTCTCTCAAATAAATGTAAGAGACATGCTCCTGATAAACTGCATCTACATTCATAGCGTTATGCGTTTTGGCTTCTACATAAGCTAGCGTTTCTTTATAAACGTCCATGTATTTTTCCTGAGCTTCCTTCAAACTATTTTGCAATTCTATAGGTGGTTCCTTATTCgcaataatataattttgtgCCAACTCTTTCAATTCGTTTAGTCTCTTTTCtgtttctttcttcctcttgaGTCTCTCCCCAGAGATGACATACTCCTCGTAGTACTTCTTCAGTagctcctttttattttcaaactcttttattaaattgttGTATTTCCGTTTGGACACTTTATCTACGTCCATCTCCAGGGTGCTAATTTCGTAGGCCAGTCGTTCGATCTCTCTCTCGGTCACATCGATGATACGTGGCTTCCCAGAGAGTTGCACTTGCAGGAAAGAGCACGCTTTATTTAACAAATCGATTGCCTTATCGGGCAGGAAACGGTCCTTTATAAACCTGTCGGACACCTTCGCAGCTGCGACCAGCGCTTTGTCGGTAATATGTATGCCATAGAAATTTTCGTATTTGCTTTTGAGCGATCTTAATATCTTGATGGTGTTTTCCACGGAGGGGGGCTCCACTAGAATTTTTTCGAATCTTCTTTCGAAGGCGGAGCAGCTCTCAATAAACTTCCTATACTCCGCTATGGTGGTGGCTCCAATGAGTTTGATTTCTCCCTTAGAGAGGACCGGCTTCAACAAATTGGCAGCGTCCGTTCCTCCCTCGGCTTTTCCCGCTCCCAACAGCAGATGTATTTCGTCAACGAAGAtgatgattttattttttttatttttcaactccttaatgatatttttcattctcGTTTCGAACTCTCCTCTGTAGGAAGTACCCGAGGTGAACTTCCTAAAGTTTAAACTAATGACTGTGTATCCTCTAAGCTCCTTTGGCACGTCTCCCTTTTCAATTCTGTAGACTAGCCCCTCCACAATGGTCGTTTTACCGGTACCTGGTTGACCAACCAGAACGGGGCTGTTCTTGTTATACCTTAAGAGGGACTCTATCACCGCTCGGATCTCCTCATCTCTTCCGTAAATGCCTTGTAACTTTCCATTTCGCACCTTCTCATTTAGATTCGAACCGAACTGCTCTAAGTATAACCCTCCTGACTTTCCGtccttatccttttttgttttttcaaatttgctcTTCATAATCCCTTTCACGGCTTCCTCCGTCAGGTACACTTCATTCATAATCTCGTTCACCAGCTCGTCGTTCATCAGACCGCTCAGCAGGTGCTCCACATCCACCTTCTGGCTTTTGTACTTGCTCGCCAGCGCCTCCGCCTCGGCCAGCACCTCCTTCACCTCGTCCGAGTAGGCGATTTTGCTCTTGTTGTCGAGCggctgcagggggggaagcggtgaaaaggggaaggagcagttaaatggggggaagcacttACGATGACACTACAcgtggggagaagcagctggATCGCCTCTACACACGGGGCGCACTCGAGAGACGCTCCGCTAACGACGCTCCTCCGCCGCTCCGGCCTACCGCTCCGGCCCGGGTCTGCTCCAGCGCAGTGTCTATGTATTCCTTCAGGTTGCTCGCATTGACGCTGTTCTCCTTCAGCAGGTTGGATCctacgggggggaaggggaaagtaAGGAGGGGGTGCGCGGCAGTGAGTGTGGCCAGGCGATTCGTAGGCGATTTGGCGAGCGATTCGTAGGCGATTTGGCGAGCGATTCGTAGGCGATTTGGCGAGCGATTCGTAGGCGATTTGGCGAGCGATTCGTAGGCGATTTGCTTCGCTCTCCTCTCATCGCTTCGCTTCTCGCTTCGCTCTCCCTCCTACCGTAGTCGCTCTTGGCGAGGGCGCTGAGGATGTGCACGGGCTTCAGCTGGCTGTGCCCGTATCGCTTGGCCACATTCTTTCCGGCGTTTAAAATGTTGATCGTTCTGTTCAGGTAGTTCTccttctgcggggggggaggtgaagGGGGGGCAAATTTACTACGCTTCGAAAGaggcaggggggggaaagcagaTACGAACGAACGGATGGCCGCTCCCCATCAAACGTGAGTTGGTGGCAAACTGAGCAGGCCCACCGCGCGCACTTACCCCCTGGTTGTTCACCGAACAGGAGGCCAATTCATTCTTCCacagaaaaaacaaagctATCAAATAGAGGCACCAAATGAAAGCGCGCCTcgccatttttgcacacagtCAAAGTGGAAAGGAGAAATTAGGGGAGGGTTGTGTATACTTGAGGGATGGGAAAGCTCTGCTTCGCTTTCTTCTGACGCTACCCACTCGCTACTGAGTAGTGGGTTAGGCGCAAAGGGAAGGAGCATTCACAAGGGGGGGCTTCTCCTCCCAATGGGTAAGAAGTATACttgaaaaggtaaaaaaaacgacgtgCAGACGGGAACCTCCGTAGGAGGGCCTCTTAACTGgatgaattatttaattagGCGAATTATGTAAAAGGGGATATGCACCCCCGCGGGGAGCTGCACGGTTGGATGTGGGGTGGCAGACACGCACGCACACGTGACTGCAGCGGGGGTTTTGAACACAAAAACGAGGGGGAGCGAATGCGgctaccaaaaaaataaaaaaaaataataaaatagtatGGCGAGATTGCGAAATTGCGAATGCGAATGGCAAACTCACGGAGTCATTTTCGCTCTCTCGCTGCGCCGCTTCCTCTGTGCCCCTGGCCCCTTCTTCTCGCGCGTCTGCTCTGCTCCTAcgtgtatgtacacacagTGGGCTCACTCGGTCCGCCGCATGTAGTTAAAGGTGCCACTTTGGCATTATGCAGAAACTACACGCGCGACGGCGATGACCAACGCACTCGTGGCCTTATATCTCTACGGTGGGCAAAAAGGAGTGCTTCCTATAAACATGTGCACTTCATACCAGGGCCGTGCGTGGCTAGGCTGCTAAATGTATCTGCACGACAAGAGAGAGGGGGAGGAATCAAAATTGGGGTTCGCAGGCCATCACACAGGTATGGAGGGCAGGCGCCAAAGTTGGCTTGCAATCGTGTGCGGCTGCACGAGGGTAAAATAGGAAGGAATGGAAAGAGACGTCAAAATGAACGGCGAAGTGCACAGCGACGTGAATGATGAAATAAGCACATGCGCGCTGCTACACGATGCTGCACGATGCTACACGATGCTACGCGCCGCTACGCACTGCTACGCGCTGACGCGTGTGCAGCAGagggaaacacaaaaacaCACCCGTGCGGACTTGTACGCAAGCAGGAGAGtgcacgcacacacacatcacaaaaaaaggaaggggacGAAAAACGGCACGTGGGAGAGAGGTGTCTACATGGAGGCCCCAAAATCTCACTTATGCGTaacagcggggggggggaggcgaagcaattatttttttttttctttaaaatggcaGCGCGGGGAATTCATAGCTGATGAGTCGCcacgcggggggaggggcaaaacgAGGGAAGtaagaagagggggaaatgaAGTGGCGCATAAGCGTGGCGCATCAAGTGGCTCATCAAGTGACTCGACTCATCAAATGGCTCATCAAGTGACTCGACTCATCAAGTGACCCATCAAGTGACTCATCAAGTGACCCATCAAGTGACTCATCAACTGACTCGACTCATCAAGTGGAGAATCAAAACGGCAACGCAGAGCGGGGGGCCGAGTCAGCCACGCCAAGCGACCAGGGAGGCGAAGGGGTACATGCAAATACACTGTTCACTCATGTAGGTACTATAAATCTTGCgaaggcgcaaaaaaaaaaaaatggcacggGCACATGaagcgtacatatataaaaaaaagtacaggCGTGTACTTTTAAATACATATGAAACAGCCCCTATGCCCTCGCGCTTCTTTCGCGCAAAACGGTGATTATGTTTTTGAGGAAAACACAACGTGTTGCGTTAACACTATAACTTGTTGGTGGACTCgcgattcttttttttggtaaatttGGTAATTACGTTCAGTTCATGTGTCACGCGTATATATTTGCCTATATGTATACAAGtgcgaaaagaaaaaaaaaaaaaaaaaaaaatttacgctATGGAAAAagggttattttttatagcgATGATGCGAGAGCTGCCGTTTCGAACTCCAGAAAAGTGACAAGTtcaggagggggggagcgcgcAGTTGCAAAATGGTGATGCGATGGCAGTGAAACGGTGGCGAAGCGAAGCTGTGAAGCTGCGAAGCTGCGAAGCGGCGGTTTGTCGTTTGCGGTTTACCGTTTGCCGTTTGCGGTTTGCAGTTTGCCGTTTGCGGTTTGCAGTTTGCCGTTTGCGGTTTGCAGTTTGCCGTTTGCGGTTTGCAGTTTGCCGTTTGCGGTTTACCGTTTGCGGTTTGCAGTTTGCCGTTTGCGGTTTGCCGTTTGCGGTTTACCGTTTGCGGTTTGCAGTTTGCCGTTTGCGGTTTGCCGTTTGCGGTTTACCGTTTGCGGTTTGCAGTTTGCCGTTTGCGGTTTGCGGTTCGCGTTGCGGCTTGCAGTTGGCGGTCGCGCGGCTGGCTGTCGACTCGTCGCGCTGGCAACATTGCGGGGgctgagaaaaaaaaaaaaaaaaaaaaaaaaaaagtgaatcaCGATGGTGACTGACAAAGTGATGTTGGCAAAGTGACGCGGCGCAGTACCATTCGCACAGTGTCGTTGACGCCGCTGCCCCCGCTGCCGCCGCGCGGaagcaccaaaaaaaaaaaagaaaaaattcgaTGGGCGCTAAATCGCAGAACCCGCTTGGCGCAGTGCACGCACGCCCGCGCGTGGTAGGGGAGGAGGGCAAACTTTCAAGCGGTGGGAGGATGGATGGGCGGATT
The DNA window shown above is from Plasmodium vivax chromosome 9, whole genome shotgun sequence and carries:
- a CDS encoding heat shock protein 101, putative (encoded by transcript PVX_091470A; Possible apicoplast targeted protein. Curated by Stuart Ralph, Walter and Eliza Hall Institute of Medical Research, Australia.); the encoded protein is MARRAFIWCLYLIALFFLWKNELASCSVNNQGKENYLNRTINILNAGKNVAKRYGHSQLKPVHILSALAKSDYGSNLLKENSVNASNLKEYIDTALEQTRAGAPLDNKSKIAYSDEVKEVLAEAEALASKYKSQKVDVEHLLSGLMNDELVNEIMNEVYLTEEAVKGIMKSKFEKTKKDKDGKSGGLYLEQFGSNLNEKVRNGKLQGIYGRDEEIRAVIESLLRYNKNSPVLVGQPGTGKTTIVEGLVYRIEKGDVPKELRGYTVISLNFRKFTSGTSYRGEFETRMKNIIKELKNKKNKIIIFVDEIHLLLGAGKAEGGTDAANLLKPVLSKGEIKLIGATTIAEYRKFIESCSAFERRFEKILVEPPSVENTIKILRSLKSKYENFYGIHITDKALVAAAKVSDRFIKDRFLPDKAIDLLNKACSFLQVQLSGKPRIIDVTEREIERLAYEISTLEMDVDKVSKRKYNNLIKEFENKKELLKKYYEEYVISGERLKRKKETEKRLNELKELAQNYIIANKEPPIELQNSLKEAQEKYMDVYKETLAYVEAKTHNAMNVDAVYQEHVSYIYLRDSGMPLGSLSFESSKGALKLYNSLSKSIIGNEDIIKSLSDAVVKAATGMKDPEKPIGTFLFLGPTGVGKTELAKTLAIELFSSKDNLIRVNMSEFTEAHSVSKITGSPPGYVGFSDSGQLTEAVRERPHSVVLFDELEKAHPDVFKVLLQILGDGYINDNHRRNIDFSNTIIIMTSNLGAELFKKKLFFDANNSDTPEYKRVFDDLRIQLIKKCKKVFKPEFVNRIDKIGVFEPLSKKNLREIVKLRFKKLEKRLEEKNIHVSVSEKAVDYIIDQSYDPELGARPTLIFIESVIMTKFAIMYLKKELVDDMDVHVDFNKAANNLVINLSTV